From Cannabis sativa cultivar Pink pepper isolate KNU-18-1 chromosome 8, ASM2916894v1, whole genome shotgun sequence, a single genomic window includes:
- the LOC115700452 gene encoding uncharacterized protein At5g19025 — protein sequence MVYIPSSISVCKSVDQTSLMPVSMNLSDSGAKSKHNNHIPKTRKLPNLPNCSTIPYCDRSRSAVVDVVILIAVIFACGFLILPSLKFLFFEAIELFGIIMDVLKEEISQAPLIYGSVVLSICSAALAAWGVLACTSRKCGNPNCKGLRKAAEFDIQLETEECVKNSASSSSSSMVKDGVKKGLFELPRDHHRELEAELKKMAPPNGRAVLIFRARCGCSVGRLEVPGIKKQQQRKIKK from the coding sequence ATGGTCTATATCCCTAGCTCAATCTCGGTCTGCAAGTCCGTTGACCAAACATCGCTGATGCCAGTTTCAATGAATTTATCTGATTCAGGTGCTAAATCTAAGCATAACAATCATATCCCCAAAACCAGAAAATTACCCAATTTGCCAAATTGCTCAACAATCCCTTATTGCGATCGATCTCGATCAGCTGTAGTAGATGTTGTGATTCTAATTGCTGTGATTTTCGCTTGTGGTTTTCTCATATTACCTTCACTAAAGTTCCTCTTTTTCGAAGCCATTGAGTTATTTGGTATAATCATGGATGTTCTCAAAGAAGAGATTTCTCAAGCTCCATTGATTTATGGATCTGTAGTGTTAAGCATTTGCTCTGCTGCATTAGCTGCTTGGGGTGTGTTGGCATGTACAAGTAGAAAATGTGGGAATCCAAATTGCAAAGGTCTTAGAAAAGCTGCTGAATTTGATATTCAATTAGAGACAGAAGAGTGTGTCAAAAACTcagcttcatcatcatcttcttcaatgGTTAAAGATGGAGTCAAAAAGGGTTTATTTGAATTGCCTCGTGATCACCACCGTGAATTGGAAGCTGAGCTTAAAAAGATGGCACCACCTAATGGTAGAGCTGTTTTGATATTCAGGGCAAGGTGTGGATGTTCTGTTGGTAGATTGGAAGTTCCAGGGATAAAGAAGCAGCAACAAAGAAAGATCAAGAAGTAg